One segment of Variovorax sp. PAMC28562 DNA contains the following:
- a CDS encoding type II secretion system F family protein, whose protein sequence is MRQLILLLIIFLCATTGVVLLLYVIALIRKARPSERTHMDPLPIALRVVWPAINILQFHVSEIMPTSMLVKRKRQLQLAGLEFVLRAEEFIAVQIVSMLIVGGLGLWTAGMLNAVAGTKVWIMLLGCVLGWFYPVMWMRDRRKRRDKDILRTLPGYLDMITLCCQAGLSLTGAIAQAVQKGPKGALGEEFDRMMREMRTGASRMDALNALADRLDNRHIKSLVSNLTQAESLGASLADTLSAISDQRRTERFQHAEKLAMEAPVKMIGPLVIFIFPVTFIIIFFPLVMEFLASTRTN, encoded by the coding sequence ATGCGCCAGCTCATCCTGCTTCTCATCATCTTCCTGTGCGCGACCACGGGCGTGGTGCTGCTGCTGTACGTCATCGCGCTCATCCGCAAGGCCCGGCCTTCGGAGCGCACCCACATGGACCCGCTGCCTATCGCGCTGCGCGTGGTGTGGCCGGCCATCAACATCCTGCAGTTCCACGTGTCGGAAATCATGCCGACGTCGATGCTGGTCAAGCGCAAGCGCCAGCTGCAACTGGCCGGGCTGGAGTTCGTGCTGCGCGCCGAAGAGTTCATCGCGGTGCAGATCGTCTCGATGCTGATCGTCGGCGGGCTCGGCCTGTGGACCGCGGGCATGCTCAACGCGGTGGCAGGCACCAAGGTGTGGATCATGCTGCTGGGCTGCGTACTGGGCTGGTTCTATCCGGTCATGTGGATGCGCGACCGGCGCAAGCGCCGCGACAAGGACATCCTGCGCACCCTCCCGGGCTACCTCGACATGATCACGCTGTGCTGCCAGGCCGGGCTGAGCCTCACCGGCGCCATTGCGCAGGCCGTGCAGAAAGGGCCGAAGGGTGCGTTGGGCGAAGAGTTCGACCGGATGATGCGCGAGATGCGCACCGGCGCGAGCCGCATGGACGCCCTCAACGCACTGGCCGACCGGCTCGACAACCGGCACATCAAGAGCCTGGTGTCGAATCTGACGCAGGCCGAATCGCTTGGCGCCAGCCTGGCCGACACGCTCTCGGCCATTTCTGACCAGCGCCGCACCGAGCGTTTTCAGCATGCCGAAAAGCTGGCCATGGAGGCGCCGGTGAAGATGATCGGGCCGCTGGTCATCTTCATTTTTCCGGTCACTTTCATCATCATCTTTTTTCCGCTGGTGATGGAGTTCCTTGCGTCGACGCGGACGAACTGA
- a CDS encoding type II secretion system F family protein → MSPNTIALTGAVLCGMGFFCLVGYLVLQRSSVFKARVMQKLQSSGRRTLNLSEFQAQHAMAFASGHMAMVIAGAAVGWLLSGRLVGGLVLAVLIYLLPARWFAWQRKKRRQLIESELPDALLFIASALRAGSALSVAIQVLVRDQQGPLGQEFGLVLKEQRLGVSFDDAIQKMAQRLDIQDFVLVVVALRVSKEVGGNLSEPLQVLAETLRRKAILEGRIKALTAQGRIQGIVMTLFPLFLMGVLYLMQPSMKLLFTTTIGWAVLGVVAVMLSLGYAMIRKIVAIDI, encoded by the coding sequence ATGAGCCCCAATACGATCGCATTGACGGGCGCCGTGCTGTGCGGCATGGGCTTTTTCTGCCTGGTGGGATACCTCGTGCTGCAGCGCTCGTCGGTCTTCAAGGCAAGGGTCATGCAGAAGCTGCAGAGCAGTGGTCGCCGCACCCTGAACCTGTCGGAGTTCCAGGCACAGCACGCGATGGCTTTCGCGTCGGGTCACATGGCGATGGTCATCGCCGGCGCTGCGGTCGGCTGGCTGCTGTCGGGTCGGCTGGTCGGCGGGCTGGTGCTGGCGGTGCTGATCTACCTTCTGCCGGCGCGCTGGTTCGCATGGCAACGCAAGAAGCGGCGCCAGCTGATCGAATCGGAGCTGCCCGATGCGCTGCTCTTCATCGCCAGCGCATTGCGCGCAGGCAGCGCCTTGTCGGTGGCCATTCAGGTGCTGGTGCGCGACCAGCAAGGACCGCTGGGGCAGGAGTTCGGGCTGGTGTTGAAGGAGCAACGGCTGGGTGTGAGCTTCGACGATGCGATCCAGAAAATGGCGCAGCGGCTCGACATCCAGGACTTCGTGCTGGTCGTGGTCGCGCTGCGCGTGTCCAAGGAAGTCGGAGGCAATCTGTCGGAGCCGCTGCAGGTGCTGGCAGAGACATTGCGCCGCAAGGCCATCCTCGAAGGCCGGATCAAGGCGCTGACCGCGCAGGGCCGCATCCAGGGCATCGTGATGACGCTGTTTCCGCTGTTCCTGATGGGTGTGCTCTACCTGATGCAGCCGAGCATGAAGCTGCTCTTCACCACCACCATCGGCTGGGCCGTGCTGGGCGTGGTCGCAGTGATGCTGTCGCTGGGCTACGCAATGATCCGCAAGATCGTCGCGATCGATATCTGA